One window of Centropristis striata isolate RG_2023a ecotype Rhode Island chromosome 23, C.striata_1.0, whole genome shotgun sequence genomic DNA carries:
- the hnf4g gene encoding hepatocyte nuclear factor 4-gamma isoform X1 produces MPTFIFGTFNGILMYLSGHALIFYFGIFHPPHTCVYLSVEVFLCVSDNMPTEPSLSLGPDGVSSNCAICGDKATGKHYGASSCDGCKGFFRRSIRKSHVYTCRFSRQCIVDKDKRNQCRFCRLNKCFRAGMKKEAVQNERDRISSRRSIPDSQDLPPITILAQAESLSQQITAPIGIADISEQKSATVGDVCDSMRQQLLVLVEWAKYIPAFGELPLDDQVSLLRAHAGEHLLLGVAKRSMQFKDFLLLGNGCVIHRNSPEQEIYKVANRVLDELVQPFQDIQIDDNEYAALKAIVFFDPDAKSLRDPSKIKAIRLQVQMSLEDYINDRQYDSRGRFGELLLLLPTLQSITWQMIEQLQFIKLCGLAKIDNLLHEMLLGGLTSEPTHLHHTAHTQLAQDPLTGHTLVISTMPVIHTPQTASPDTPIPSPPQGPAPEKYKHFPQPLCPPASPSPSTQTDL; encoded by the exons atgcctacatttatttttggcacatttaatggcatattgatgtatttatcaGGTCatgctttaattttttattttggcatctTCCATCCTCCACATACTTGTGTGTATTTATCTGTggaagtgtttctgtgtgtttcagacAACATGCCCACAGAGCCAAGCCTGTCATTGGGTCCAGACGGGGTCAGCAGTAACTGTGCTATCTGTGGAGACAAAGCCACAGGGAAACACTATGGAGCCTCCAGCTGTGATGGCTGTAAAGGCTTCTTCAGACGCTCCATACGCAAGAGCCACGTCTACACCTGCAG GTTCAGCAGACAGTGCATTGTGGATAAAGATAAGAGGAACCAGTGCCGTTTCTGCAGACTTAATAAATGCTTCAGGGCTGGCATGAAAAAAGAAG CTGTACAGAATGAAAGAGATCGGATCAGCTCCCGAAGAAGTATCCCTGACTCCCAAGACTTGCCACCTATTACTATTCTGGCCCAAGCTGAATCACTGTCCCAACAG ATCACTGCACCAATTGGAATAGCAGACATATCGGAGCAGAAGTCAGCCACTGTCGGAGATGTATGTGATTCTATGAGACAGCAGTTATTGGTGTTGGTGGAATGGGCCAAGTACATTCCTGCATTTGGAGAACTGCCACTGGACGACCAG GTTAGTTTGCTCAGGGCTCATGCCGGTGAACACCTTTTGCTTGGGGTCGCCAAAAGGTCAATGCAATTCAAGGACTTCCTGCTTTTAG GTAATGGCTGTGTGATCCACAGGAACAGCCCTGAACAAGAGATATACAAGGTAGCCAACCGAGTGCTGGATGAGCTGGTCCAGCCCTTCCAGGATATTCAAATAGATGACAACGAGTATGCAGCACTCAAGGCTATTGTCTTCTTTGATCCAG ATGCAAAGTCTTTGCGGGACCCATCGAAGATCAAGGCCATTCGTCTGCAG gtccaGATGAGTCTGGAAGACTACATTAATGACCGTCAGTATGACTCCAGGGGTCGTTTTGGAGAGCTGTTACTCCTGCTGCCCACCCTGCAGAGCATCACCTGGCAGATGATCGAACAGCTCCAGTTCATTAAGCTCTGTGGCCTGGCCAAGATAGACAACCTGCTGCATGAGATGCTGCTGGGAG gACTTACGTCGGAGCCCACTCACCTGCACCACACAGCACACACCCAGCTGGCCCAGGACCCTCTGACTggacacacactggtcattagCACCATGCCTGTCATTCACACTCCACAGACAG CCTCTCCAGACACTCCCATCCCGTCGCCCCCTCAGGGTCCTGCCCCAGAGAAGTACAAACACTTCCCCCAGCCCCTCTGTCCTCCAGCCAGCCCCTCACCTTCCACACAGACAGATCTCTGA
- the hnf4g gene encoding hepatocyte nuclear factor 4-gamma isoform X3: MKKGPADREKETDTIKLTGNISEPKRGRFEEDPVETGMKYPPALQSKSLLDMEVANYCEGLDPSYSTLGFENAEVLCGGGDNMPTEPSLSLGPDGVSSNCAICGDKATGKHYGASSCDGCKGFFRRSIRKSHVYTCRFSRQCIVDKDKRNQCRFCRLNKCFRAGMKKEAVQNERDRISSRRSIPDSQDLPPITILAQAESLSQQITAPIGIADISEQKSATVGDVCDSMRQQLLVLVEWAKYIPAFGELPLDDQVSLLRAHAGEHLLLGVAKRSMQFKDFLLLGNGCVIHRNSPEQEIYKVANRVLDELVQPFQDIQIDDNEYAALKAIVFFDPDAKSLRDPSKIKAIRLQVQMSLEDYINDRQYDSRGRFGELLLLLPTLQSITWQMIEQLQFIKLCGLAKIDNLLHEMLLGGLTSEPTHLHHTAHTQLAQDPLTGHTLVISTMPVIHTPQTASPDTPIPSPPQGPAPEKYKHFPQPLCPPASPSPSTQTDL; encoded by the exons ATGAAGAAGGGACCAGCAGACAGGGAAAAGGAGACAGACACTATAAAGTTAACTGGTAATATAAGTGAACCAAAGAGAGGAAGGTTTGAGGAAGACCCAGTTGAAACAGGAATGAAGTATCCTCCTGCTCTTCAGAGTAAATCTCTGTTAGATATGGAAGTAGCAAACTATTGTGAAGGCCTGGATCCCTCATACAGCACGCTGGGCTTTGAGAATGCAGAGGtgctctgtggaggaggag acAACATGCCCACAGAGCCAAGCCTGTCATTGGGTCCAGACGGGGTCAGCAGTAACTGTGCTATCTGTGGAGACAAAGCCACAGGGAAACACTATGGAGCCTCCAGCTGTGATGGCTGTAAAGGCTTCTTCAGACGCTCCATACGCAAGAGCCACGTCTACACCTGCAG GTTCAGCAGACAGTGCATTGTGGATAAAGATAAGAGGAACCAGTGCCGTTTCTGCAGACTTAATAAATGCTTCAGGGCTGGCATGAAAAAAGAAG CTGTACAGAATGAAAGAGATCGGATCAGCTCCCGAAGAAGTATCCCTGACTCCCAAGACTTGCCACCTATTACTATTCTGGCCCAAGCTGAATCACTGTCCCAACAG ATCACTGCACCAATTGGAATAGCAGACATATCGGAGCAGAAGTCAGCCACTGTCGGAGATGTATGTGATTCTATGAGACAGCAGTTATTGGTGTTGGTGGAATGGGCCAAGTACATTCCTGCATTTGGAGAACTGCCACTGGACGACCAG GTTAGTTTGCTCAGGGCTCATGCCGGTGAACACCTTTTGCTTGGGGTCGCCAAAAGGTCAATGCAATTCAAGGACTTCCTGCTTTTAG GTAATGGCTGTGTGATCCACAGGAACAGCCCTGAACAAGAGATATACAAGGTAGCCAACCGAGTGCTGGATGAGCTGGTCCAGCCCTTCCAGGATATTCAAATAGATGACAACGAGTATGCAGCACTCAAGGCTATTGTCTTCTTTGATCCAG ATGCAAAGTCTTTGCGGGACCCATCGAAGATCAAGGCCATTCGTCTGCAG gtccaGATGAGTCTGGAAGACTACATTAATGACCGTCAGTATGACTCCAGGGGTCGTTTTGGAGAGCTGTTACTCCTGCTGCCCACCCTGCAGAGCATCACCTGGCAGATGATCGAACAGCTCCAGTTCATTAAGCTCTGTGGCCTGGCCAAGATAGACAACCTGCTGCATGAGATGCTGCTGGGAG gACTTACGTCGGAGCCCACTCACCTGCACCACACAGCACACACCCAGCTGGCCCAGGACCCTCTGACTggacacacactggtcattagCACCATGCCTGTCATTCACACTCCACAGACAG CCTCTCCAGACACTCCCATCCCGTCGCCCCCTCAGGGTCCTGCCCCAGAGAAGTACAAACACTTCCCCCAGCCCCTCTGTCCTCCAGCCAGCCCCTCACCTTCCACACAGACAGATCTCTGA
- the hnf4g gene encoding hepatocyte nuclear factor 4-gamma isoform X2: MHIPDVNRNTDNMPTEPSLSLGPDGVSSNCAICGDKATGKHYGASSCDGCKGFFRRSIRKSHVYTCRFSRQCIVDKDKRNQCRFCRLNKCFRAGMKKEAVQNERDRISSRRSIPDSQDLPPITILAQAESLSQQITAPIGIADISEQKSATVGDVCDSMRQQLLVLVEWAKYIPAFGELPLDDQVSLLRAHAGEHLLLGVAKRSMQFKDFLLLGNGCVIHRNSPEQEIYKVANRVLDELVQPFQDIQIDDNEYAALKAIVFFDPDAKSLRDPSKIKAIRLQVQMSLEDYINDRQYDSRGRFGELLLLLPTLQSITWQMIEQLQFIKLCGLAKIDNLLHEMLLGGLTSEPTHLHHTAHTQLAQDPLTGHTLVISTMPVIHTPQTASPDTPIPSPPQGPAPEKYKHFPQPLCPPASPSPSTQTDL, translated from the exons ATGCACATCCCAGACGTAAACAGAAACACAG acAACATGCCCACAGAGCCAAGCCTGTCATTGGGTCCAGACGGGGTCAGCAGTAACTGTGCTATCTGTGGAGACAAAGCCACAGGGAAACACTATGGAGCCTCCAGCTGTGATGGCTGTAAAGGCTTCTTCAGACGCTCCATACGCAAGAGCCACGTCTACACCTGCAG GTTCAGCAGACAGTGCATTGTGGATAAAGATAAGAGGAACCAGTGCCGTTTCTGCAGACTTAATAAATGCTTCAGGGCTGGCATGAAAAAAGAAG CTGTACAGAATGAAAGAGATCGGATCAGCTCCCGAAGAAGTATCCCTGACTCCCAAGACTTGCCACCTATTACTATTCTGGCCCAAGCTGAATCACTGTCCCAACAG ATCACTGCACCAATTGGAATAGCAGACATATCGGAGCAGAAGTCAGCCACTGTCGGAGATGTATGTGATTCTATGAGACAGCAGTTATTGGTGTTGGTGGAATGGGCCAAGTACATTCCTGCATTTGGAGAACTGCCACTGGACGACCAG GTTAGTTTGCTCAGGGCTCATGCCGGTGAACACCTTTTGCTTGGGGTCGCCAAAAGGTCAATGCAATTCAAGGACTTCCTGCTTTTAG GTAATGGCTGTGTGATCCACAGGAACAGCCCTGAACAAGAGATATACAAGGTAGCCAACCGAGTGCTGGATGAGCTGGTCCAGCCCTTCCAGGATATTCAAATAGATGACAACGAGTATGCAGCACTCAAGGCTATTGTCTTCTTTGATCCAG ATGCAAAGTCTTTGCGGGACCCATCGAAGATCAAGGCCATTCGTCTGCAG gtccaGATGAGTCTGGAAGACTACATTAATGACCGTCAGTATGACTCCAGGGGTCGTTTTGGAGAGCTGTTACTCCTGCTGCCCACCCTGCAGAGCATCACCTGGCAGATGATCGAACAGCTCCAGTTCATTAAGCTCTGTGGCCTGGCCAAGATAGACAACCTGCTGCATGAGATGCTGCTGGGAG gACTTACGTCGGAGCCCACTCACCTGCACCACACAGCACACACCCAGCTGGCCCAGGACCCTCTGACTggacacacactggtcattagCACCATGCCTGTCATTCACACTCCACAGACAG CCTCTCCAGACACTCCCATCCCGTCGCCCCCTCAGGGTCCTGCCCCAGAGAAGTACAAACACTTCCCCCAGCCCCTCTGTCCTCCAGCCAGCCCCTCACCTTCCACACAGACAGATCTCTGA
- the LOC131962166 gene encoding probable G-protein coupled receptor 141, which translates to MASTVTTSSLSTDRTSTNITDSTLSKLPEDYHTVLLVIFSVVLLCGTISLSLMMHIMKSSKTSITSIAVLNLIFAHFIFLLTVPFRIYYYTTHAWNLGFGFCKFVSGMIHIHMYMSFIFYVIILITRLMAAEQIAHFQRIHALLVSAVVWIVVLVVVPCIMYYIYGNNAHSQSSEIRNNAICFQFGNNIESAAKVFNYIISTLIIVVATVLTGLQANVLRILYRKHRQGCTSQQEFWAQLKSLCFALIMVVCFIPYHLFRLYYLENLELQSVNEVFLSLTTFNCLDMLTFLGRRTCYTCFPGKAV; encoded by the coding sequence ATGGCTTCCACGGTAACAACAAGCAGCCTATCTACGGACAGAACCTCCACGAATATTACAGACTCCACACTCTCAAAGCTGCCTGAAGATTACCACACAGTCCTTCTGGTCATCTTCTCTGTGGTTCTGCTCTGCGGTACCATCAGCCTGAGTCTGATGATGCACATCATGAAGTCCAGCAAAACATCCATCACCTCCATTGCCGTACTCAACCTCATCTTCGCCCACTTCATCTTCCTTCTCACTGTGCCCTTCAGGATTTACTACTACACGACTCATGCCTGGAACCTGGGCTTCGGGTTTTGTAAATTCGTCAGCGGCATGATCCACATCCACATGTACATGTCTTTTATCTTCTATGTGATCATCCTCATCACACGCCTGATGGCGGCTGAGCAGATTGCCCACTTCCAAAGAATTCACGCACTCCTAGTCAGCGCTGTGGTGTGGATAGTTGTGCTTGTTGTGGTCCCTTGCATTATGTATTATATCTACGGCAATAATGCTCACTCTCAGAGCTCGGAAATAAGGAACAACGCTATTTGCTTCCAGTTTGGCAACAACATCGAGTCTGCAGCCAAGGTGTTCAACTACATCATCAGCACACTCATCATAGTGGTGGCCACTGTGCTCACAGGCCTCCAAGCCAATGTCCTGAGGATTTTATACAGGAAGCATCGCCAGGGGTGCACCTCTCAACAGGAATTCTGGGCTCAGCTGAAGAGTCTGTGCTTTGCTCTCATCATGGTGGTCTGCTTCATTCCCTACCACTTGTTCCGACTGTATTACTTAGAAAACCTTGAACTGCAGAGTGTCAATGAGGTGTTTCTGAGTCTGACCACTTTTAACTGTTTGGACATGCTCACCTTCTTAGGAAGGAGAACCTGCTACACATGCTTCCCAGGAAAGGCTGTTTGA